In Parasegetibacter sp. NRK P23, a single genomic region encodes these proteins:
- a CDS encoding serine hydrolase — MRKTLILIFSFIAVNCKANKPDSIPWNHLVEQMQRFHNRETADSFITLLSPNFLKAVPSEKFRETHKMLKGQLGEWKKSTRRSVAGNNGKYLVEATSLKLLMDLYVDSSGKIEGYFFAPFNEEKKSAKVNAANPMRTAMDSLSDKQLREYLSIPGTKGVSAAFIDGEHTSFYNYSDGSEPMPDSLTIYEIGSITKTFTANMLAQLVLEGKMKLNDPINKYLPDSVKPQVFKDTAITVVSLSNHSSGYPEVPPTLALTPGFNMQDPFAHFSKAMLMHFLNHFKPYRSPGAKFQYSNLAVGLLGNLIENVAGAPYEVLLKKMITGPLKMNYTTITIDEQTKSRLASGHNDAGNITQPWNLAAFQAAGAIRSNMVDLVKYTRAQWDEKAPGFAAIKLTHQQTASDPAIGLGWFLLKKDGSDELITHNGKTGGFGSYLIFNPAKKKAFIFLFNSTTGSTQGKWMQPLLDTIR; from the coding sequence ATGCGCAAAACACTTATCCTTATCTTTTCATTCATCGCCGTCAATTGCAAAGCGAATAAACCCGACTCCATTCCCTGGAACCACCTGGTAGAGCAGATGCAACGTTTCCACAACAGGGAAACCGCTGATTCATTCATTACCCTGCTCAGCCCGAATTTTTTAAAAGCGGTTCCCTCCGAAAAATTCAGGGAAACCCACAAGATGCTGAAAGGCCAACTGGGTGAATGGAAGAAGAGTACAAGAAGGTCGGTAGCCGGGAATAACGGAAAATATTTGGTGGAAGCAACTTCCTTGAAATTGCTCATGGACCTGTATGTAGATTCCTCCGGAAAAATTGAAGGGTACTTCTTTGCGCCTTTTAACGAAGAAAAGAAAAGCGCAAAAGTGAACGCTGCAAACCCCATGCGTACCGCAATGGATTCACTTTCGGATAAGCAGTTGCGCGAATACCTTTCCATTCCCGGTACAAAAGGGGTGAGCGCAGCATTCATTGATGGTGAACATACCAGCTTTTACAATTACAGTGACGGTAGCGAACCTATGCCCGACAGCCTTACTATTTACGAAATCGGCTCCATCACAAAAACGTTCACGGCCAATATGCTTGCTCAACTGGTGCTGGAGGGAAAGATGAAGTTGAATGATCCGATCAATAAATACCTTCCGGACTCCGTAAAACCCCAGGTTTTTAAGGATACGGCTATCACTGTCGTATCCTTAAGTAACCATAGTTCCGGATACCCGGAAGTGCCACCAACACTGGCGTTGACACCCGGTTTCAATATGCAGGATCCATTTGCGCATTTTTCGAAAGCAATGCTCATGCATTTCCTGAACCATTTTAAGCCGTACCGCAGCCCGGGTGCTAAATTTCAGTATTCCAACCTGGCGGTAGGATTGCTGGGGAACCTCATCGAAAATGTTGCCGGAGCACCGTATGAGGTTTTGTTGAAAAAGATGATCACAGGCCCCCTGAAGATGAACTATACCACCATTACCATTGATGAACAAACGAAGTCCCGGCTGGCTTCCGGGCACAACGACGCAGGCAACATCACCCAGCCCTGGAACCTGGCGGCTTTCCAGGCTGCGGGTGCCATCCGTTCCAATATGGTTGACCTCGTTAAATATACCCGGGCACAATGGGACGAAAAAGCCCCAGGCTTCGCGGCCATAAAACTTACGCACCAACAAACAGCATCCGATCCGGCCATCGGGCTGGGCTGGTTCCTCCTGAAAAAAGACGGTTCAGATGAACTGATCACCCACAATGGAAAAACAGGCGGGTTCGGTTCCTACCTTATTTTCAACCCGGCAAAAAAGAAAGCGTTCATCTTCCTGTTCAACAGCACCACCGGTTCCACCCAGGGAAAATGGATGCAACCGCTGCTTGATACCATCCGCTGA
- a CDS encoding methylglyoxal synthase produces the protein MQTIRTLNARKRIALVAHDNKKKDLIEWAKYNKAALARHELYATGTTGKMMEEELDRPVRKLMSGPLGGDQQIGSMIAQGEVDVLIFFWDPMEPQPHDPDIKALLRLGVVWNIPMACDRATADFMLTSPLMHQEYNTQVPDYQAYLSRKV, from the coding sequence ATGCAGACGATCAGAACCCTCAACGCACGGAAACGCATCGCCCTGGTGGCACACGACAATAAAAAGAAGGACCTCATAGAATGGGCCAAATACAACAAAGCCGCCCTGGCGCGCCACGAATTGTATGCCACGGGTACCACGGGCAAAATGATGGAAGAAGAACTGGATCGCCCGGTGCGGAAACTGATGAGCGGCCCACTCGGCGGAGACCAGCAAATCGGCTCCATGATCGCCCAGGGTGAAGTGGATGTACTGATTTTCTTTTGGGATCCAATGGAACCGCAACCCCATGATCCGGACATCAAAGCTTTGTTGCGGCTGGGGGTGGTTTGGAATATACCCATGGCCTGTGACCGCGCCACGGCAGACTTTATGCTCACTTCTCCATTGATGCACCAGGAATACAATACACAGGTGCCGGATTACCAGGCGTATCTCTCCAGGAAAGTCTGA
- a CDS encoding aldo/keto reductase, giving the protein MERRTLGTSAVQVTPIAYGAWAIGGWMWGGADEQEAIEAIKASLEKGITTIDTAPVYGFGRSEELVGKALEGVPRDQYELLTKFGLNWETAEGEYFFDTKSNEGAPLKIYKYSSKKRVIEECEASLKRLRTDYIDLLQIHWPDATTPVAETMEALAMLQQQGKIRAGGVCNYNAALVSEALSTYRIASNQVPYSMLNRDIEAEVVPQALKEKISIIAYSPLQRGLLTGKIKRDHVFGEGDSREGNKYYTPENIDRANAMLAQLRPIAEGYNATLAQLVLNWTMNQPAIGCVLAGARNAQQVKDNAGALKFKISGGDMEQISGIVKGVMVV; this is encoded by the coding sequence ATGGAAAGAAGAACATTGGGCACATCAGCAGTACAAGTTACTCCGATTGCATACGGCGCCTGGGCCATCGGCGGATGGATGTGGGGCGGAGCGGATGAACAAGAGGCCATTGAAGCGATCAAAGCCTCCCTTGAGAAGGGCATCACCACCATTGATACTGCACCCGTATACGGTTTTGGCAGAAGTGAGGAACTGGTTGGAAAAGCATTGGAAGGCGTTCCGCGCGATCAATATGAATTGCTTACCAAATTCGGGCTGAACTGGGAAACCGCCGAAGGAGAATATTTCTTCGACACGAAAAGCAACGAAGGTGCTCCCCTGAAAATTTATAAATACTCTTCCAAAAAGCGCGTCATCGAAGAATGTGAAGCCAGTTTGAAAAGACTCCGCACAGACTACATTGATCTCCTGCAAATCCATTGGCCCGATGCCACCACGCCTGTCGCCGAAACCATGGAAGCCCTGGCCATGCTTCAGCAGCAGGGAAAGATCCGTGCCGGCGGCGTTTGTAATTATAACGCCGCTTTAGTATCTGAAGCGCTCTCTACTTACCGCATCGCTTCCAACCAGGTTCCATACAGTATGCTGAACAGGGATATTGAAGCCGAAGTGGTTCCACAGGCTTTGAAAGAAAAGATCAGCATCATCGCCTACAGCCCATTGCAAAGAGGTTTGCTCACAGGTAAAATCAAACGCGACCATGTTTTCGGGGAAGGCGACAGCCGCGAGGGCAACAAATATTATACGCCAGAAAACATAGACCGTGCAAACGCAATGCTGGCGCAACTGCGTCCCATCGCAGAAGGGTACAATGCAACACTTGCGCAACTGGTGCTGAACTGGACGATGAACCAGCCCGCTATCGGCTGTGTGCTGGCGGGGGCGAGAAACGCGCAACAGGTAAAAGACAATGCGGGTGCGTTGAAGTTTAAGATTTCCGGGGGAGATATGGAGCAAATATCTGGGATTGTGAAAGGAGTAATGGTGGTGTGA
- a CDS encoding SurA N-terminal domain-containing protein → MSIIQTIRDRAAVIMIVIIAVSLIAFILQDAFSGRGGMGSQSTTIGKVNGREVDYVEFQKMVEAQEAQYAQSGMPVNESTRQTIRENVWNQFIGEELLTAETKELGMQVSPKELNDMFFGDNPPQDLRQQFTNPETGQFDGEALKAAIRNLKSQKNTPQAKQFAEQYIPAIGKSRLQEKYFSLVSSASYVPKWMIDKMASDNSAIANISFVNVPYATVSDSTVKVSDDDINKYVSAHKEQYKQEKTRSIVYVAFDAAPSGKDTAETLAQIQQLKEEFTTTPETEQFLNRVGTESPFFDGYVLKSKLQVVNADTIRSLAPGQVYGPYLDGGNFVYAKMLSSRSIPDSVKCRHILISTQTGLPDSTAKTRIDSIAGAIKSGADFKALAEKYSDDPGSKSNGGEYEFSSLNFASLAKEFAETVFYGAAGDKKVVKTQFGYHYIEVMSQKNFETAYKIAYLAKPILASNETETTASNAATQFAGDARSLSSFKDNVKKQALQEFVAADIKENDFAIPGVGSSRELVQKVFGADKGDVLEPVNVGDKYVVAAVTEVNAEGTMSAAKARPLVEIFVRNEKKAEEIRKKLGNAATLEAIAGASGTQVLRADSVSFASTFVQGAGSEPKLVGMAFNKANLNKVSPLINGTSGVFAVKTESIGAKGNDAMNPQQMKESAQMQMKQFGGRSALEGLRKSATIKDNRSKFF, encoded by the coding sequence GATCGCCTTCATTCTGCAGGATGCCTTTTCAGGCCGTGGAGGAATGGGAAGCCAGTCCACTACTATTGGTAAAGTAAATGGAAGAGAAGTGGATTATGTGGAATTTCAGAAAATGGTGGAAGCCCAGGAAGCGCAATACGCGCAGTCCGGTATGCCCGTTAATGAATCTACCCGCCAAACGATCCGTGAAAATGTTTGGAACCAGTTCATTGGGGAAGAACTGCTGACCGCCGAAACAAAAGAACTCGGAATGCAGGTAAGTCCTAAAGAACTGAACGATATGTTCTTCGGAGATAATCCTCCCCAGGATCTTCGCCAGCAATTCACGAATCCCGAAACCGGCCAGTTCGACGGAGAAGCGCTGAAAGCCGCCATCCGTAACCTGAAGTCTCAGAAAAATACCCCCCAGGCCAAGCAGTTCGCGGAACAATACATTCCCGCCATCGGCAAAAGCAGGCTCCAGGAAAAATATTTTTCCCTGGTTTCCTCCGCTTCTTACGTGCCTAAATGGATGATCGATAAAATGGCCAGCGATAACAGTGCTATCGCTAACATCTCCTTTGTGAATGTGCCTTATGCCACCGTTTCAGATTCTACCGTAAAAGTTTCTGATGATGACATTAATAAATATGTAAGCGCCCACAAAGAACAATACAAACAAGAGAAAACAAGAAGCATCGTATATGTTGCCTTCGATGCTGCCCCTTCTGGAAAAGATACTGCCGAAACACTCGCGCAGATCCAGCAGCTGAAAGAGGAATTCACCACCACACCAGAAACGGAACAATTTCTGAACAGGGTTGGTACCGAAAGCCCCTTCTTTGATGGGTATGTACTGAAATCCAAACTCCAGGTAGTAAACGCGGATACCATCCGCTCACTGGCTCCAGGCCAGGTTTATGGTCCTTACCTCGATGGAGGCAACTTTGTATATGCGAAAATGCTCAGCTCCCGCAGCATTCCTGATAGCGTAAAATGCCGACACATACTGATAAGCACCCAAACAGGATTGCCTGATTCCACTGCTAAAACAAGAATAGACAGCATCGCGGGTGCAATTAAGTCCGGTGCAGATTTTAAAGCCCTCGCTGAAAAATATAGTGATGATCCCGGAAGTAAGTCTAACGGCGGTGAATACGAATTTTCCTCCCTCAACTTCGCCAGCCTGGCAAAGGAATTTGCGGAAACAGTATTCTATGGCGCAGCCGGCGACAAGAAAGTGGTAAAAACACAATTTGGTTACCATTATATAGAGGTAATGAGCCAGAAAAACTTTGAGACGGCTTATAAGATCGCCTATCTCGCAAAACCCATTCTTGCCAGCAACGAAACAGAAACCACCGCCAGCAATGCGGCAACGCAGTTCGCCGGAGATGCACGTTCCCTTTCCTCTTTCAAGGATAATGTGAAAAAGCAGGCGTTGCAGGAATTCGTTGCAGCAGATATTAAAGAAAATGATTTCGCTATTCCCGGTGTTGGTTCTTCCAGGGAACTGGTGCAAAAAGTTTTCGGAGCCGATAAAGGTGATGTGCTCGAACCAGTGAATGTGGGTGATAAATACGTGGTGGCCGCGGTAACGGAAGTAAACGCTGAAGGAACCATGTCTGCCGCTAAAGCGCGTCCATTGGTGGAAATATTTGTCCGCAACGAAAAGAAAGCGGAAGAAATCCGTAAGAAACTCGGCAATGCCGCAACACTGGAAGCCATCGCAGGTGCTTCAGGCACGCAGGTATTACGCGCAGACAGCGTATCATTCGCCAGCACCTTCGTACAGGGAGCAGGGTCCGAACCCAAACTCGTTGGTATGGCCTTTAACAAAGCGAACCTCAACAAGGTATCGCCCCTCATCAACGGAACCTCTGGCGTATTCGCGGTAAAAACCGAGAGCATCGGCGCCAAAGGAAACGACGCGATGAACCCACAGCAAATGAAGGAGTCCGCACAAATGCAGATGAAACAATTCGGTGGCCGTTCCGCGCTGGAAGGACTGAGAAAATCCGCTACCATTAAAGACAACAGGTCTAAGTTCTTCTAA